From the genome of Salarias fasciatus unplaced genomic scaffold, fSalaFa1.1, whole genome shotgun sequence:
ggggttaaaactgtctttaggggggttaaaactgtctatATGGTTAAAACTATCTCTAGGGggtttaaaactgtctttaggggggttAAATTGTCTCTAGAGGGGTTGAAACTGTCTATATGGTTAAAACTATCTGTAGGGGGGTTGAAACTGTCTctggggggttaaaactgtctttaggggggttaaaactgtctatATGGTTAAAACTATCTCTAGGGggtttaaaactgtctttaggggggttAAATTGTCTCTAGAGGGGTTGAAACTGTCTATATGGTTAAAACTATCTGTAGGGGGGTTGAAACTGTCTctggggggttaaaactgtctttaggggggttaaaactgtctatATGGTTAAAACTATCTCTAGGGggtttaaaactgtctttaggggggttAAATTGTCTCTAGAGGGGTTGAAACTGTCTATATGGTTAAAACTATCTGTAGGGGGGTTGAAACTGTCTctggggggttaaaactgtctttaggggggttaaaactgtctatATGGTTAAAACTATCTCTAGGGgggttgaaactgtctctagggggattaaaactgtctttagggggatttaaaactgtctttaggggggttaaaactgtctctaggggggttaaaactgtctttaggagggttaaaactgtctttaggggggttAAAACGGTCTTTAGGGGgatttaaaactgtctttaggggggttAAAACTGTGTCTAGGGGGGTTCAAACTGTCTCTAGGGGGGTTCAAACTGTCTTTaggagggttaaaactgtctttaggggggttaaaactgtctctagGAGGGttcaaactgtctttaggggggttcaaactgtctttaggagggttaaaactgtctttaggggggttaaaactgtctctagGGGGGttcaaactgtctttaggggggttaaaactgtctctagTCGGGTTAAAACTGTTTTCAAGGGGttttaaaactgtctctgggggggttaaaactgtctctagGGGGGTTTAAAACTGTCTATATGCTTAAAACTATCTGTAGGGGGGTTGAAACTGTCTCTGGGGGCTTAAAACTGTCTCTAGGGCGGTTGAAACTGTCTTCAAGGGGttttaaaactgtctttttaGGGTGTTTTAAAAGCGTCTCTGGGGGgcttaaaactgtctttatggtattttaaaactgtctctagagggttaaaactgttgTTACATGGGAATAAGACTGTCTCTAGGGGGGATTAAACCTGTTGTTTGGGTACTGGGGGTTATCTCTCAATGAGAATATTGCGGGTTCCACCCCCTGTCTGTgaaagtgcccttgagcaagacccTGTACCCAAACTGTTCCCAGAGTTGTGATGCACGTACATTAAACACTATTTGAGTGTACTTTATATTCTTATCTTTTTCTGGGGGAGTTGTGTTCTGAGGTTTCCTCCTGTAATAAAATGCGCGCGGAGTGCTCGCGCTCGCGCTCGTGAAGGTGTTCTTGACGATGATGCTCCCCCACCTGCTATTGCCATAAACAGCCTTTTCCTCACCTTTATCCTGTATTATCCTCtcaatattttatatattttttttgttttgttgtgtattCATGTAAACTGTAAATAACAATAACACGTTTTCATTGAAGAAAGCAAACGCATGAGGCTTTCAAGGATTGTTTTAATGCGACGGTTTTCATCAGCGGCCGGTGTTTCGGGCCAACTGGTTTGGGTGTTAACTGGTAACCGACTTCCTGTAGCATccactgttgctgctgttgctcccGGGGGAGGGGTGTGGGGCTGGGGGCTGTGGACAGGTGTTGTCCACTCGTGTCCAAATGTACACAGGACAGCCCTGGCTGGAATGTTTCTACGTTTGTTTTACGTCTCCAGTTGCGGACGCTACAACACGTCGGACATCAGTTAACAGGGGAGCGAGCTAATCCGAAACACCCCGGCCGAGCGCTCCAGCCTCCGCGCCCAGCGTCTGAACCCGGGTGCGACGTTGAGGTGTCCCGGCAGGACCGCGACAGAGAGCCGGTGACCCGGTGCACGGAACCGGGGACCCGTTGCGCCTGGACGAGCGTGTGGATGGAGCGGGGTCGGTAGCTAGCGGGCTAAGCTGCATAACGGGACCGCAGGAGGCCCGCTAAGCGGGTcctcagaggggggggggggcgagtcCGCCGGACCGGGCAGCCGAACGGGTCCAGGCGGCTCTCAGCGGGTCCCCCGCACCGGGTGTCCGAATCCCCGAGGGGCGCAGAACGTCTTTTACCTGGGTGAGAGATGTGAGGGCTGCCATCTTCCCTGTTGCTGCGGGaacgctccctcctccctccatgacacagcgccccctgccggCCACATCTCCACGCAgcggtgtgtgcgtgtgctcgAATGCAGGCTTGGGAGGGGCGATTCGGCGAGACTCGGAATCACTCGGGCGAATTCGGAGCGACTCGCCGACACTCGGGACGGGCTCGGAGCTGGTCGGAGCCACTCGGAGCTCGTCGGTGTGCGTCGGGCACTGCGGAGCCGCTGTCGGACCATGAGAGCGCCGCCGCGGTGGGATTTACGGTGACGGGATCGTGATCTTGGAGCTGGAATATGGCGGAGAGGTGAGTTCGCTGTGTGAGATGGAGGATCGATCCTcccggggtgggggtggaggcgggggaaggggggggggggcagcggacGGGAGGCCACACCGGCACGCGGACAGCCATCCGTCCTCTCCCCGCTGCCCCGGCCCCATCCCTCGGTGAAAAAGAGCCTCTGCACCGGGGAGCAGGCTGCACCTGCCGGGGGACGGAGCTGCGGGGCTGCCCGGTAGCAACACAcatcccggggggggggggggggggggggtggatgcTGGTCCGCCCTCAGCATCCTCATCCTCCGGGTGGATGCAGCATCATCCCCCACATTCCCatagaggaggatggagagggtggaggcgggggggagggggggggggggggggggggggggcggggtctctCCTCCGAACGGTGCTTCACGAGCTtaaaatgggaagaaaaaaaaaaaaaaaggaaaaaaaaaaaaaacacctgttaAGACTCCTGTCCTCTTCTCAACTGCTGCCCCCTCACGGCGAGCGGGGgtactgcagctctgctgtgacCTTCGAGGACGCCAGCGATGCagtgggggtcaagggtcaccctcacaggtgtgtgtgtgtgtgtgtgtgtgtgtgtgtgtgtgtgtgtgtgtgtgtgtgtgtgtgtgtgtgtgtggtgtgtgtgtgcgcagcagTGACCTGTGGGAAACGAAGCAGATCATTTCCAAGCAGATCAGGCGTTTCGTGGTTAGCGTTAGCAAGATGCTatatgtttagcattagctcaaGGCTACGTGGTCAGCATTAGCAATATGCAACGTCGCAGTAGCTGAAGGCTAcatggttagcattagcaagaTACCACATGTTTGGTGGCTACATGTTAAGCGTAGCTGGATGCTACATTGTTAGCATTGGCTAGTGGCTACATGTTAGAGTTAGCTGGATGCTACATTTTTAGCATTGTCTAGCGGCTACATGTTAGAGTTAGCTGGATGCTACATTTTTAGCATTGTCTAGTGGCTACATGTTAAGCGTAGTTGGGATGCTACATTGTTAGCATTGGCTAGTGGCTACATGTTAAGCGTAGCTGGATGCTACATTGTTAGCATTGGCTAGTGGCTACATGTTAAGCGTAGCTGGATGCTGAATTCTTAGCATTGGCTAGTGGCTACATGTTAAGCGTAGTTGGATGCTACATTGTTAGCATTGGCTAGTGGCTACATGTTAGAGTTAGCTGGATGCTACATTGTTAGCATTGGCTAGCTGCTACATGTTAGAGTTAGCTGGATGCTACATTGTTAGCATTGGCTAGTGGCTACATGTTAGAGTTAGCTGGATGCTACATTGTTAGCATTGGCTAGTGGCTACATGTTAAGCGTAGCTGGATGCTACATTGTTAGCATTGGCTAGTGGCTACATGTTAAGCGTAGCTGGATGCTACATTGTTAGCATTGGCTAGTGGCTACATGTTAAGCGTAGCTGGATACTGAATTCTTAGCATTGGCTAGTGGCTACATGTTAAGCGTAGTTGGATGCTACATTGTTAGCATTGGCTAGTGGCTACATGTTAGAGTTAGCTGGATGCTACATTGTTAGCATTGGCTAGTGGCTACATGTTAAGCGTAGCTGGGTGCTCCATTGTTAGCATTGGCTAGTGGCTACATGTTAGAGTTAGCTGGATGCTACATTGTTAGCATTGGCTAGTGGCTACATGTTAAGCGTAGCTGGATGCTACATTTTTAGCTTTGGCTAGTGGCTACATGTTAAGCGTAGTTGGATGCTACATTGTTAGCATTGGCTAGTGGCTACTTGTTAAGCGTAGCTGGATGCTACATTGTTAGCATTGGCTAGTGGCTACATGTTAGAGTTAGCTGGATGCTACATTGTTAGCATTGGCTAGTGGCTACATGTTAGAGTTAGCTGGATGCTACATTGTTAGCATTGGCTAGTGGCTACATGTTAGAGTTAGCTGGATGCTACATGTATACAGTTATGTAGATGCTAtgtgtttagcattagccggTGACAACATGCATGTCGCACTTTTCAAAAACGgtctgttgccgtggaaacgacGGTGTGACTTTGCCCGGTCTGCCCTCCGCCCCCAGGTTGGAATGGGTGGAGATCATCGAGCCGCGCACCCGCGAGCGCATGTACGCCAACCTGCTGACGGGCGAGTGCGTGTGGGACCCGCCGCAGGGCGTGCGCATCAAGCGCACGGGCGAGAACCAGTGGTGGGAGCTGTTCGACCCCAACACCTCGCGCTTCTACTACTACAACGCCAGCAGCCAGCGCACGGTGTGGCACCGGCCGCAGGGCTGCGACATCATCCCGCTCGCCAAGCTGCAGACGCTCAAGCAGCacagcgacggcggcggcggcggcggcggcccgcgGCCCCCCagcgggggaggcgggggggtggCGTCTGCCGACAACAGCCCGGGACGGAACAGCGTGGTGAGCCGGGAGGGGAGCACCTCCTCTTCCCTGGAGCAGGACGCATcggagaaacaggaagtagacaGGTGAGACCacgcccccccctcccaacaCCATGCAGTCAAGATTCTAAATATATATGTCATTAGCTTACTTCACATGTAtccaccagctaatgctaatatgtaTCCACCAGCTAACATGTAGCCAGCGGCTAACACTAAACATGTAtccaccagctaatgctaatatgtaTCCACCAGCTAACATGTAGCCAGCGGCTAACACTAAACATGTAtccaccagctaatgctaatatgtaTCCACCAGCTAACATGTAGCCAGCGGCTAACACTAAACATGTAtccaccagctaatgctaatatgtaTCCACCAGCTAACATGTAGCCAGCGGCTAACACTAAACATGTAtccaccagctaatgctaacatgtagcCAGCGACTAACACTAAACGTGTATTcagcagctaatgctaacatgtagcCAGCGGCTAACACTAAACGTGTATTcagcagctaatgctaacatgtagcCAGCGGCTAACACCAAACATGTATGcaccagctaactctaaacTTGTAGGTCTGGTTAAATCTAAACATGTAGTCTCAAGCTAATGCTAAAAATGTCGCCTCCTGTAAACACTAAACAAATAGCTTCCAGCTAATGCTagtaaacatgtagccacaagCTAACTCGAAACATGTAGCTCCCAGCTAACTCCAAACATGTAGCCtccagctaactctaaacatgtagcttccagctaactctaaacatgtagcttcCAGCTAACCCTAAACATTTCGCCACCAgataatgctaaacatgtagccaccagctaactctaaacatttCGCCACCAgataatgctaaacatgtagccaccagctaactctaaacatgtagcttccagctaaccctaaacatgtagccaccagataatgctaaacatgtagccaccagctaactctaaacatgtagccaccagctaacttTAAACATGTAGCTtccagctaactctaaacatgtagcttccagctaaccctaaacatgtagccaccagataatgctaaacatgtatgcaccagctaactctaaacTTGTAGGTCTGGTTAAATCTAAACATGTAATCTCAAGCTAATGGTAAAAATTTCGCCTCCTGTAAACACTAAACAACTAGCTTCCAGCTAATGCTAGTAAATATGTAGCCAcaagctaactctaaacatgtagctcCCAGCTAACTccaaacatgtagccaccagctaactttaaacatgtagccaccagctaactctaaacatgtagccaccagctaactctaaacatgtagccaccagctaactctaaacatgtagccaccagctaactctaaacatgtagccaccagctaactctaaacatgtagccaccagctaactctaaacatttCGCCACCAgataatgctaaacatgtagccaccagctaactctaaacatgtagcttccagctaaccctaaacatgtagccaccagataatgctaaacatgtagccaccagctaactctaaacatgtagccaccagctaacttTAAACATGTAGCTtccagctaactctaaacatgtagcttccagctaaccctaaacatgtagccaccagataatgctaaacatgtagccaccagctaactctaaacatgtagccaccagctaacttTAAACATGTAGCTtccagctaactctaaacatgtagcttccagctaaccctaaacatgtagccaccagataatgctaaacatgtatgcaccagctaactctaaacTTGTAGGTCTGGTTAAATCTAAACATGTAATCTCAAGCTAATGGTAAAAATTTCGCCTCCTGTAAACACTAAACAACTAGCTTCCAGCTAATGCTAGTAAATATGTAGCCAcaagctaactctaaacatgtagctcCCAGCTAACTccaaacatgtagccaccagctaactttaaacatgtagccaccagctaactctaaacatgtagccaccagctaactctaaacatgtagccaccagctaactctaaacatgtagccaccagctaactctaaacatttCGCCACCAgataatgctaaacatgtagccaccagctaactctaaacatgtagcttccagctaactctaaacatgtagccaccagctaacgctaaacatgtagccaccagctaactctaaacatgtagccaccagctaacttTAAACATGTAGCTtccagctaactctaaacatgtagcttccagctaaccctaaacatgtagccaccagataatgctaaacatgtatgcaccagctaactctaaacTTGTAGGTCTGGTTAAATCTAAACATGTAATCTCAAGCTAATGGTAAAAATTTCGCCTCCTGTAAACACTAAACAACTAGCTTCCAGCTAATGCTAGTAAATATGTAGCCAcaagctaactctaaacatgtagctcCCAGCTAACTccaaacatgtagccaccagctaactttaaacatgtagccaccagctaactctaaacatgtagccaccagctaactctaaacatgtagccaccagctaactctaaacatgtagccaccagataatgctaaacatgtagccacaagCTAActgtaaacatgtagccacaagCTAActgtaaacatgtagccacaagctaactctaaacatgtagccacaagCTAACTGTAAACATGTAGCTGGTGTATCCACAAACTACTGCTAATGTAGCCTCCAGCTGGCTAAACATGTGAGAAGGTGGAAGAAGAGGGCGATCTCAGGAAGGATGTGCTGCAGTATTTATCCGTTCCCAGCGCCTCTGTGGACAAACTGATTTCACGCCGTCCTCCCGTTGGCAGCGCCCCCGCCGATTCAGCGCCGTCCAGCGAGGCGGAGTCACCGGGGTTCAAACCGGTGCCGGGGGCCCGGTCCAAAAGCGTTCTGATGTGTTCCGCTTCCCGAAACAACGACTTGAGTAAACATCCAGAAGTTCCAGGATCTGTTTCCGTGACGACGGGGAACAATAATCCACTTTGAAAGCagctgttgccgtggaaacgagAGGGCCATCTGGGAAAACTATCTACGGATCGAGATGTCATAGAGCCGTGTCTTGGTTTTTCACAGTTCGGGGGGTGAGGTAGCAGATGATTGGCCGAGagggcagcagggggcggggccagtgaGAAGCTGAGTTTGCTCTTctgtctgctcctgcaggacgtCTCCGTTCAGGTGGAACACCGGGACGAAGGAGCGGATGCTGATCAAGGTGACGGACCGAGAGCCCAGCTTCCTGGCCCACCAGGGCAACGGCTACTCCCCCtgtgacccccccaccccgggaggcggggtggggggcACGTCCTCCAGGACCCGCCGCTCTTCGGGGGGCAACCCGCCCCCGGAGGGCGACGGCTCGCCCGTCCTCTACGCCGACCGCCGGCAGTCCCCCTTCCTGAAGCGGGCGGAGCTGGGCGGGGCCGGCGGCGCGCGGCGCCCGTCGGCCGACTCCCAGCCGCCGTCGCCCCGCTACGCCTACGAGCCGCCGCTGTACGAGGAGCCGCCGTCCGAGTACCAGCCGCCTCCCATCTACGAGGAGCCGCCCAGCGACGCGCACCTCTCCGACTCCTTCTACGGCACCGGCAAGTCGCCCCGCCCGCAAGAGCTCCGCCCCCCTTTACCACTCGCCCAAGCAGGGCCAGTCGCCGTACGGCCAGCTGGTTCTGACCCGGCAGAAGTGTCCGGAGAAGACCCAGAGTCTGGAGTACAGCCCGGTCGGGAAGGAGTACGTCAAGCAGCTGGTGTACGTGGAGCAGTCGTCGTCCAGCCCCCGCTTCAAGACCGCCGACCGGCTGCTGCAGTCGTACTCGGGGGGGTCGTACGGGGGGTCCTACACCCTGCAGCACAGCCAGTCTCTCATCCGGGACCCCCGCCTGCTCCTGGACTACGGCGGCGAGGGCGGCGACGGGGGCCAGAGGCTGCTCTACGAGGACTCCATATCCTGGTCGTCCGCCAACCGCAAGCGCAAGACCCGGAAGCCGTCGCTGCCGCAGGAGCTGGCGCGCTGCCGGGACGGCGAGCCGGCGGGGGCGGCGCCCGACGCCGTGGCGGCGCAGGcccggctggcctgggaggCGCAGCAGGTGATgaggcagaggagcagctggGACTCGGGCGGCAAGGACGGCTACGAGAGCGACGgcgccgtgccgccgccgctgccgggcCCCGTGGTGAGGGCGTTCAGCGAGGACGAGGCGCTGGCGCAGGCCGACGGGCACCACTGGAAGCGCGGCGCCTTCGACCGCCTGGCGTTCCCGCAGGCGCTGCTGGAGAAGAGCCTGTCCGTCCAGACCAACCTGGCGTCGCCGGAacccttcctccacccgtcGCAGGTGAGTCCGACTCCCGGAACCCGGCGAACGGCGGCCCCGGGACCCGCCGGTACTGACGCGCCTCGGTGACTCCTCTCAGTCCGAGGACCTCGGCGCCTGCGCGCAGTTCGAGGCCAGCCGGAACGCCCGGAACATGATGCCGAGCGCCAGCTGCGGGATCTTCCCCGAGTTCACGCTGAGGAAGCCGTCCTCGGAGACCGACATCGAGAACTGGGCGTCCAAGCACTTCAACAAGCACACGCAGGTAAGTAGGGCGGGAGCGGCGGAGCCCCGCCTTGGTTGGAGACGCCACGAGTCCCCCGGCCGGTTTTTTGCCGCCCTCAGGGCCTGTTCCGGAGGAAGGTGTCCATCGCCAACATGCTGGCGTGGAGCAGCGAGCCCATCAAGAAGCCCATGATCGTGACGTCGGACCGCGGCGTGAAGAAGGAGGCGGTGGACATCTTCAAGCTCATCCAGACCTACATGGGGGACCGCCGCTCCAAGGCCGAGCCGCTCGCCGTGGCTCTGGAGGTGAGCGGAGCCGCGCCCCGCCCCGCCGGAGCGTCCGCTCGCCGCGCACCGCTCATGCTGAGAACCGCCCCCCCTCCGGCAGGTGGTGGTCCGCGGGTGGAGCAACCAGGCCTTGCGCGACGAGCTGTACATCCAGCTGTGCCGCCAGACCACCGAGAACTTCCGCTACGACAGCCTGGAGCGCGGCTGGGAGCTGATGGCCGTCTGCCTGGCCTTCTTCCCGCCGACGCCGCGCTTCCACAACTACCTGGAGGGATACATCTGCCGCCACATGGACCCGCTCAACGACACCAAGGGTGGGGGGCCCGTCCCCATGGAAACGAGAATGGGAACGAAGCCGCCTCTTTTAAAGCTTCCTTGTTGTCCTTGCAGGAGTTGCGATCAGCAGCTACGCCAAGTACTGCTACAGGAAGTTGACGAAAGCCGCTCTGACCGGAGCCAAGAAGGTAAAGCCCCCCCCCCGAGGAAGCATCCCCCGCCCCCCTCGGGTTAACCCGGCGCCGTCCCCCTTTTCCCAGGGCCTGCAGAAACCCTCGGCGGAGGAGATCGTGCACGCCCGGAACGCCGTCTTCAGCCCGTCCATGTTCGgctcgtcgctggaggaggtgatggcgCTGCAGAAGGAGCGCTACCCCGACAGCCAGCTGCCCTGGGTGCAGACCCGCCTGTCCGAGGAGGTGCTGGGTCTGAACGGGGACCAGACGGAGGGCATCTTCAGGTTCGCCCCCGCCTCGCGTTTGAAGCGGTCAGTCagacggcgtgtgtgtgtgtgtgtgagacggcgtttgtgtgtgtgtgtgtgaatcagggTACCAGGAGACATTGATGAAGTCAACGCCCTCAAGCTGCAAGTGGATCAATGGAAAATCCCCACAGGGCTGCAGGACCCGCACATCCCAGGTAAACCGCGCGCGagcgcacgcgcacgcgcacgcgcacggaAGGGACGGCGATCTTGACCGCCGTCCCTCCCGGTGTGGCAGCGTCCCTGCTGAAGCTCTGGTACCGCGAGCTGGAGGAGCCGCTGATCCCCCACGAGTTCTACGAGGAGTGCATCGGTTGCTACGACGACCCGGAGGCGGCGGTCAACGTGGTGCTGGGCCTGCCGCACATCAACAAGCTGGTGCTCTGCTACCTCATCCGCTTCCTGCAGGTGAATCCGCCgccgtttttttgttttttttttttcttttgcgcACGCCCGGGTTCCGACGCTCTATCCCGATTGTCGCCCCCAAGGTCTTCGCCCAGCCCGCCAACGTGTCGGTCACCAAGATGGACGTCAGCAACCTGGCGATGGTCATGGCGCCCAACTGCCTGCGCTGCCAGTCCGACGACCCGCGGGTCATCTTCGAGAACACCCGCAAGGAGATGTCCTTCCTCCGGGTGCTGATCCAGCGGCTGGACACCAGCTTCATGGACGGGATGCtatagccccgcccccttcccttcccttcccggccccgcccacccaccCCACACACTCACCGTCCGTTGTCCGTCATCGCCACCTCAGCTGGAACACTGCGTGTGCCTTTCACATGGGAACACGGTGGAAACCGTCCATCCTTCACGCCGACGCCGACGCGCTCGACTCACGGGGGATTCAGCCGTTGCCACGACGACGTTCCCTCGTCCCAGTCTCACACTGTTAACGTGTTTCACACTGCCGTCACCTCACTCTTTACTTTACACACTTTTTTAACTCCAATGTAACGTCGAACGACGGTTCCGGACGTCGCGTTCGCCCCGACGACCGACAAGCGTTGCGATTCAAAATCCCGTTCCGGCCGATTTCTCGGCGGCCGGCTATCCACGTTTACGTTTAGCGAGGAAACTTTAAccgcgaaaaaaaaaacaaaacaacaaaaaaaaaaaactagccaAACGTCGTCCTTCGAAACGATAATCGGGATTAGAGAGGTTTGAGTTCTCGTGTTAGCGCTAACCGACGAGCCAACGGGCCGCCATGGCAACGGAAGTGTCAACAATTCAGACTGAAGCTAAcaacctttcttctttttttttttttttttttttttataatttattcGTATTTATTTGAGACTTCCTTAATGCCTTCTTgagattgtgtgtt
Proteins encoded in this window:
- the arhgap39 gene encoding LOW QUALITY PROTEIN: rho GTPase-activating protein 39 (The sequence of the model RefSeq protein was modified relative to this genomic sequence to represent the inferred CDS: deleted 1 base in 1 codon), whose translation is MAERLEWVEIIEPRTRERMYANLLTGECVWDPPQGVRIKRTGENQWWELFDPNTSRFYYYNASSQRTVWHRPQGCDIIPLAKLQTLKQHSDGGGGGGGPRPPSGGGGGVASADNSPGRNSVVSREGSTSSSLEQDASEKQEVDRTSPFRWNTGTKERMLIKVTDREPSFLAHQGNGYSPCDPPTPGGGVGGTSSRTRRSSGGNPPPEGDGSPVLYADRRQSPFLKRAELGGAGGARRPSADSQPPSPRYAYEPPLYEEPPSEYQPPPIYEEPPSDAHLSDSFYGTGKSPARKSSAPLYHSPKQGQSPYGQLVLTRQKCPEKTQSLEYSPVGKEYVKQLVYVEQSSSSPRFKTADRLLQSYSGGSYGGSYTLQHSQSLIRDPRLLLDYGGEGGDGGQRLLYEDSISWSSANRKRKTRKPSLPQELARCRDGEPAGAAPDAVAAQARLAWEAQQVMRQRSSWDSGGKDGYESDGAVPPPLPGPVVRAFSEDEALAQADGHHWKRGAFDRLAFPQALLEKSLSVQTNLASPEPFLHPSQSEDLGACAQFEASRNARNMMPSASCGIFPEFTLRKPSSETDIENWASKHFNKHTQGLFRRKVSIANMLAWSSEPIKKPMIVTSDRGVKKEAVDIFKLIQTYMGDRRSKAEPLAVALEVVVRGWSNQALRDELYIQLCRQTTENFRYDSLERGWELMAVCLAFFPPTPRFHNYLEGYICRHMDPLNDTKGVAISSYAKYCYRKLTKAALTGAKKGLQKPSAEEIVHARNAVFSPSMFGSSLEEVMALQKERYPDSQLPWVQTRLSEEVLGLNGDQTEGIFRVPGDIDEVNALKLQVDQWKIPTGLQDPHIPASLLKLWYRELEEPLIPHEFYEECIGCYDDPEAAVNVVLGLPHINKLVLCYLIRFLQVFAQPANVSVTKMDVSNLAMVMAPNCLRCQSDDPRVIFENTRKEMSFLRVLIQRLDTSFMDGML